Proteins encoded by one window of Deinococcus yavapaiensis KR-236:
- a CDS encoding ABC transporter ATP-binding protein: protein MIALSARGLYKDFRGFRATNDVSLDVEEGEIHAIIGPNGAGKTTLFNLLSGYLKPTRGEVRLYDELISHLSPEEIVRRGLSRSFQISSVFSSLSVLDNVVVALQSRSGLPAQFWRPERVMRQFEPRALELLEQVHLTGLAGRLAADLSHGEKRQLEIALSLTQEPRVLLLDEPTSGMGSEGVARVIRLVREVARGRTVVLVEHNMSVVAELAHRITVLQYGSVLASGAYEDVRRDPRVIEAYLGEEVA, encoded by the coding sequence ATGATCGCATTGTCTGCTCGTGGACTCTACAAGGACTTTCGGGGATTTCGTGCCACGAACGACGTGAGCCTCGACGTTGAGGAAGGCGAAATTCACGCGATTATCGGCCCCAACGGGGCGGGCAAGACGACGTTGTTCAACTTGCTGTCCGGCTATCTCAAACCCACGCGCGGTGAAGTACGCCTCTACGACGAGTTGATTTCGCACTTGTCGCCCGAGGAGATCGTGCGGCGCGGCTTGTCGCGCTCGTTTCAGATTTCGAGCGTCTTCTCGTCGCTGAGCGTTCTCGATAACGTCGTGGTCGCGTTGCAGTCGCGCAGCGGGCTTCCGGCGCAATTCTGGCGGCCCGAGCGCGTCATGCGGCAGTTCGAGCCTCGAGCGCTCGAACTGCTGGAACAAGTGCACCTCACGGGGCTCGCCGGTCGCCTCGCGGCGGACTTGTCGCACGGCGAGAAGCGCCAATTGGAAATCGCGTTGTCCCTCACGCAAGAACCGCGGGTGTTGCTGCTCGACGAGCCGACGTCCGGAATGGGCTCGGAAGGCGTGGCGCGCGTCATTCGTCTCGTGCGGGAAGTCGCTCGGGGACGCACGGTGGTCCTCGTGGAGCACAACATGAGCGTCGTCGCGGAACTCGCGCACCGCATCACCGTGCTGCAGTACGGCAGCGTCCTCGCGAGCGGCGCCTACGAGGACGTGCGGCGCGACCCGCGCGTGATCGAGGCCTACCTCGGCGAGGAGGTCGCGTGA
- the gcvH gene encoding glycine cleavage system protein GcvH, protein MNIPSDLQYMSSHEWIRVDGDVATVGITDFAQDQLGDVVYVELPEVGRVVSAGETVAVVESVKTASDIYSPASGEIVEVNDGLSGSPELINEGPYENGWLFKIRVDTVGDTMSADEYAKIAQ, encoded by the coding sequence ATGAACATTCCCAGCGATCTTCAGTACATGTCCAGCCACGAGTGGATTCGCGTCGATGGGGACGTCGCCACGGTCGGCATCACGGACTTTGCGCAAGACCAACTCGGAGACGTCGTGTACGTCGAGTTGCCGGAAGTGGGCCGCGTCGTCAGCGCGGGCGAGACGGTCGCCGTCGTGGAGAGCGTCAAGACCGCCAGCGACATCTACAGCCCCGCCAGCGGCGAGATCGTCGAAGTGAACGACGGCCTCTCGGGCAGCCCCGAGCTCATCAACGAGGGGCCGTACGAGAACGGCTGGCTTTTCAAGATCCGCGTGGACACGGTCGGCGACACCATGAGCGCCGACGAGTACGCGAAGATCGCTCAGTAA
- the gcvP gene encoding aminomethyl-transferring glycine dehydrogenase translates to MTKPLQELLQQDDFLTRHIGPNEQQQQEMLEALGVDNLEELVETTLPESIRFKGDLNVGAPVPEARALSELKALASKNRVTRSYIGMGYHGTLTPAVILRNILENPGWYTAYTPYQAEISQGRLEMLLNFQQVVMDLTGMEVANASLLDEATAAAEAMTLAKRVGKSKSNAFFVANDVHPQTLDVVRTRAEYFGYDVVVGDPEGELPEAFAYLMQYPGTYGVVRDLAPIVDAVHARGALAIVATDLLALTVLKSPGEMGADIVVGNSQRFGVPMGFGGPHAAFFACKDEFKRSMPGRVIGVSKDARGRTALRMAMQTREQHIRREKATSNICTAQALLANMAAAYAVYHGPQGLGTIGERVQRLTGILHKRLTNAGLRVNETFFDTLTFEASDTDAVRERALAKGINVRFDGNRVGISLDETTTPSDVTDLLEVVTGRQVEFHDDATSGIPANLVRTSPYLQHPVFNSHRSESAMLRYLKSLENKDYSLVHGMIPLGSCTMKLNATSEMLPVTWPEFANIHPFAPSDQTTGYAEMIGRLESWLADITGYDAVSMQPNSGAQGEYAGLLVIRKYHEARGEGHRDVCLIPSSAHGTNPASAAMMGMKVVVTKTDEDGNIDLADLRAKAEQHSANLAALMITYPSTHGVYEEHVKEVCDVVHRHGGQVYMDGANMNAQVGLAKPGLIGSDVSHLNLHKTFAIPHGGGGPGMGPIGVKAHLAPFLPNHAVRSLGESETGAVSAAPYGSGAILPISYLYIQMLGSKGLRRATEVAVLNANYIAKKLEGHYPVLYKGQNGRVAHECIIDIRPLKAATGITEEDIAKRLMDYGFHAPTMSFPVPGTLMIEPTESEPKEELDRFVEAMVAIRREIREVEDGLIKAEETALRHAPHTMDDLVDANWDRAYSREQAVFPTGHTRTAKYWPAVNRVDNVYGDRNFFCSCPPIEEYAELEFSQ, encoded by the coding sequence ATGACCAAACCTCTGCAAGAACTCCTTCAACAAGACGACTTCCTCACGCGCCACATCGGCCCCAACGAGCAGCAACAGCAGGAGATGCTCGAAGCGCTTGGTGTGGACAACTTGGAGGAACTCGTCGAGACGACCTTGCCCGAAAGCATCCGCTTCAAGGGCGATTTGAACGTCGGCGCGCCTGTTCCCGAAGCGCGGGCCCTGAGCGAGCTCAAGGCCCTGGCGAGCAAGAACCGCGTGACGCGCTCGTACATCGGCATGGGGTACCACGGCACGCTCACGCCCGCCGTCATTCTGCGCAACATCCTCGAAAATCCCGGCTGGTACACCGCGTACACGCCGTACCAAGCGGAGATCAGCCAGGGCCGCTTGGAGATGCTGCTGAACTTCCAGCAAGTCGTGATGGACCTCACGGGCATGGAAGTCGCGAATGCCAGCCTCCTCGACGAAGCGACGGCCGCCGCCGAGGCGATGACGCTCGCCAAGCGCGTCGGGAAGAGCAAGAGCAACGCGTTCTTCGTCGCGAACGACGTGCACCCGCAGACGCTGGACGTCGTGCGGACGCGCGCCGAGTACTTCGGTTACGACGTGGTCGTCGGCGATCCCGAAGGTGAACTTCCCGAGGCGTTCGCGTACCTCATGCAGTATCCCGGCACGTACGGCGTCGTGCGCGACCTCGCGCCGATCGTGGACGCCGTTCACGCACGCGGCGCCCTCGCGATCGTCGCGACGGACCTCCTCGCCCTCACCGTCCTGAAGAGCCCCGGCGAGATGGGCGCGGACATCGTCGTCGGCAACTCGCAGCGTTTCGGCGTCCCGATGGGGTTCGGCGGGCCGCACGCCGCGTTCTTCGCGTGCAAGGACGAGTTCAAGCGCTCCATGCCGGGCCGCGTCATCGGCGTCTCGAAGGACGCTCGGGGTCGCACGGCCTTGCGCATGGCCATGCAGACGCGCGAGCAGCACATCCGCCGCGAGAAGGCCACCAGCAACATCTGCACCGCGCAAGCCCTGCTCGCCAACATGGCCGCCGCGTACGCCGTCTACCACGGTCCGCAAGGACTCGGGACGATCGGCGAGCGCGTTCAGCGCCTCACGGGCATCTTGCACAAGCGCTTGACGAACGCCGGGCTGCGCGTCAACGAGACGTTCTTCGACACCCTCACCTTCGAGGCGAGCGACACGGACGCCGTTCGCGAACGCGCCCTCGCGAAGGGCATCAACGTGCGCTTCGACGGAAACAGGGTCGGCATCTCGCTCGACGAGACGACCACGCCGAGCGACGTCACGGACCTCCTCGAAGTCGTGACGGGTCGGCAAGTCGAGTTCCACGACGACGCCACGAGCGGCATTCCCGCGAACCTCGTCCGCACGTCCCCGTACCTGCAGCATCCCGTCTTCAACTCGCACCGCTCTGAAAGCGCCATGCTGCGCTACCTCAAGAGCCTCGAGAACAAGGACTACAGCCTCGTCCACGGCATGATTCCCCTCGGATCGTGCACGATGAAGCTCAACGCCACCTCCGAGATGCTACCCGTCACGTGGCCGGAGTTCGCGAACATCCACCCGTTCGCGCCAAGCGACCAGACGACCGGATACGCCGAGATGATCGGTCGCCTGGAAAGCTGGCTCGCCGACATCACCGGATACGACGCCGTCTCCATGCAGCCCAACTCGGGCGCGCAAGGCGAGTACGCGGGCCTCTTGGTAATTCGCAAGTACCACGAGGCGCGCGGCGAAGGGCACCGTGACGTGTGCCTCATCCCGTCGAGCGCGCACGGCACGAATCCCGCGTCCGCCGCGATGATGGGCATGAAGGTCGTCGTGACGAAGACGGACGAGGACGGTAACATCGACCTCGCGGACCTTCGGGCGAAAGCCGAGCAGCACTCGGCGAACCTCGCCGCCTTGATGATCACGTACCCCTCCACGCACGGCGTGTACGAGGAGCACGTGAAGGAAGTGTGCGACGTCGTTCATCGACACGGCGGGCAGGTGTACATGGACGGCGCGAACATGAACGCGCAAGTCGGTCTCGCCAAGCCCGGCCTTATCGGCTCGGACGTGTCTCACCTCAACCTCCACAAGACCTTCGCCATTCCGCACGGCGGCGGCGGGCCCGGCATGGGTCCCATCGGCGTGAAGGCGCACCTCGCGCCCTTCCTTCCGAACCACGCCGTTCGCAGCTTGGGCGAGAGCGAGACGGGCGCCGTCAGCGCCGCTCCGTACGGCAGCGGCGCCATCTTGCCGATCTCGTATCTCTACATCCAGATGCTCGGCAGCAAGGGCCTCAGGCGCGCCACGGAAGTCGCCGTTCTGAACGCGAACTACATCGCCAAGAAGCTCGAAGGACACTACCCCGTGCTTTACAAGGGCCAGAACGGTCGTGTCGCGCACGAGTGCATCATCGACATCCGGCCTCTCAAGGCGGCGACGGGCATCACCGAGGAAGACATCGCCAAGCGCCTCATGGACTACGGCTTCCACGCGCCCACCATGAGCTTCCCCGTGCCCGGCACCCTCATGATCGAACCTACCGAGAGCGAACCCAAAGAAGAACTGGACCGCTTCGTGGAGGCCATGGTCGCCATTCGCCGTGAGATTCGCGAAGTCGAAGACGGCCTCATCAAGGCCGAGGAGACGGCGCTGAGGCACGCCCCGCACACGATGGACGACCTCGTGGACGCGAACTGGGACCGCGCGTACTCGCGCGAGCAAGCCGTCTTCCCGACGGGGCACACGCGAACCGCGAAGTACTGGCCCGCCGTGAACCGCGTGGACAACGTGTACGGCGACCGCAACTTCTTCTGCTCCTGCCCCCCCATCGAGGAGTACGCCGAACTGGAGTTCAGCCAGTAA
- a CDS encoding DUF1003 domain-containing protein, with protein sequence MASPSSSPPKSFSEVIQHNVAALAEMRAEQEKRRTTQDRVADTITRFTGSMTFVYLHLLIIGGWVIVNLGFLGIKPFDPFPFGLLTMLGSLEAIFLSTFVLISQNRMSQADARRAELDLQINMLTEHELTQLIRLTHEIAARLGVEVRDETPLLEAMENVRPEKIVEVMEDVEQGDALSRQELQTIGEREVGDEADEFLRGVRARPLDIGRDVEGTK encoded by the coding sequence ATGGCTTCTCCTTCCTCGTCGCCCCCCAAGTCCTTCTCGGAGGTCATTCAGCACAACGTCGCCGCCCTCGCGGAAATGAGGGCGGAGCAGGAGAAGCGGCGAACGACGCAAGACCGTGTAGCGGACACCATCACGCGGTTCACGGGCAGCATGACGTTCGTGTACCTGCACCTTCTGATCATCGGCGGGTGGGTGATCGTGAATCTCGGCTTCCTTGGAATCAAGCCGTTCGATCCGTTTCCGTTCGGCTTGCTGACGATGCTGGGATCGCTCGAGGCGATCTTCCTGTCGACGTTCGTGCTGATCAGCCAGAACCGGATGTCTCAGGCAGACGCACGCCGCGCCGAGCTGGACTTGCAGATCAACATGCTGACCGAGCACGAGTTGACGCAGTTGATTCGCCTCACACACGAGATCGCCGCGCGACTCGGGGTGGAGGTTCGCGATGAAACGCCCTTGCTCGAAGCGATGGAGAACGTGCGACCCGAGAAGATCGTGGAGGTCATGGAGGACGTGGAGCAAGGCGACGCCTTGTCTCGGCAAGAATTGCAGACGATCGGCGAACGGGAAGTCGGCGACGAGGCGGACGAGTTTCTTCGCGGCGTTCGCGCTCGGCCGCTCGACATTGGCCGGGACGTTGAAGGAACGAAGTAG
- a CDS encoding tetratricopeptide repeat protein has product MTSPAPSPELTSMLDLHRRKQHDALLERGQALLVERPDEVQARLLVAQVFAERGQWGSVEEVTREGLRLDAKQPDLLRYLGAAVMNQGRVAQAAGILQEALQVQPSPQTAVNFAIALLQLGHEADGLRVFQYAASLAKNDAERARILSFAATQLFARDLLGGAATLSEALRRLQPADPVGWTVYAVALFKLGRFSEAVEVCLEGLSHHPTHPDLHVTLADALLEAGRHDEAKGAAEEAERHLPPERRASWRLHRALSLPVVADAASEIDEARAFLRATLDELRERVREGEKLLPLVAVGGPPFMLAYHGQDNLALRRDLAALLREASPELTYTAPHVTAPRAPGKIRVGFLSFMWGNSSPTKQWLGLIQNLDRERFHVTVLALGPLRQPDSPVARALLEAADEFVMLPRQLEQAREIVAQRALDVLQYAEPNADALEYLLAFARLARVQGTSISYPETTGIDTMDDFVSTPEMDPDGFEAQYSERLVRLPGTATLTHYVEQTPPSRKTRADLGLPEGRLYACPQALFKFHPDIDALFETLLRRDPEGHLVLIQGENASQSEKLLERLGHNLGDACARVVMLPRLSGDDYNRVLQLVDVVLDPPYYTGYTTSIAALTMGTPVVTREGRFNRERHTGAMLRAVEADACVVPDLDAYVERAVELAHPTVRRAFTRATISKNAHRLTLEKATVRAFEAYFEEVVRSIDAQGRRA; this is encoded by the coding sequence ATGACTTCTCCCGCGCCGTCTCCCGAATTGACCTCAATGCTCGACTTGCACCGCCGCAAACAGCACGACGCGTTGCTGGAGCGCGGCCAAGCGCTTCTCGTCGAGCGCCCCGACGAAGTGCAAGCGCGGCTCCTCGTCGCGCAGGTGTTCGCCGAGCGAGGACAGTGGGGAAGCGTCGAGGAGGTCACGCGCGAAGGCTTACGGCTCGATGCGAAGCAGCCCGACTTGCTTCGGTACCTCGGCGCGGCCGTGATGAACCAAGGACGCGTCGCGCAAGCGGCGGGCATCCTGCAAGAAGCTTTGCAAGTCCAGCCGTCGCCGCAAACGGCCGTGAACTTCGCCATCGCGTTGCTGCAACTCGGCCACGAAGCCGACGGCCTTCGCGTCTTCCAGTACGCGGCGAGCCTCGCCAAGAACGACGCCGAACGCGCACGCATCCTGAGCTTCGCCGCCACCCAACTGTTCGCGCGCGACCTTCTCGGGGGCGCCGCGACCCTCTCCGAGGCTTTGCGGCGTCTTCAGCCCGCCGATCCCGTGGGATGGACCGTGTACGCGGTCGCGCTGTTCAAGCTCGGTCGCTTCTCCGAAGCCGTGGAGGTGTGCCTGGAAGGCTTGAGTCACCACCCCACGCACCCCGACTTGCACGTCACCCTCGCCGACGCGTTGCTCGAAGCGGGCCGCCACGACGAAGCCAAGGGGGCCGCCGAGGAAGCCGAGCGCCACCTGCCGCCCGAGCGGCGCGCGTCGTGGCGCCTGCACCGTGCGCTGAGCCTGCCCGTCGTGGCAGACGCCGCGAGCGAAATCGACGAAGCACGCGCGTTCCTGCGCGCCACCCTGGACGAACTGCGCGAACGCGTCCGAGAAGGGGAGAAGCTGTTGCCGCTCGTCGCCGTCGGAGGCCCGCCGTTCATGCTCGCCTACCACGGGCAGGACAACTTGGCGTTGCGCCGAGATCTCGCGGCGCTGCTGCGTGAAGCCAGCCCCGAACTGACGTACACCGCGCCGCACGTCACCGCTCCCCGAGCGCCAGGCAAGATCCGCGTGGGCTTCTTGTCGTTCATGTGGGGCAACTCCAGCCCCACGAAGCAGTGGCTCGGCTTGATTCAAAACCTCGACCGCGAACGCTTCCACGTGACGGTCCTCGCGCTCGGCCCGTTGCGTCAACCCGACAGCCCCGTGGCGCGGGCGCTCCTCGAAGCCGCCGACGAGTTCGTGATGCTGCCGCGCCAACTCGAACAAGCGCGCGAGATCGTCGCGCAGCGAGCCTTGGACGTCTTGCAGTACGCCGAGCCGAACGCCGACGCGCTCGAGTACCTCCTCGCGTTCGCTCGCCTCGCCCGCGTTCAAGGCACCTCCATCTCCTACCCGGAAACGACGGGCATCGACACCATGGACGACTTCGTGTCCACGCCCGAGATGGACCCCGACGGATTCGAAGCGCAGTACAGCGAACGGCTGGTTCGGCTTCCCGGCACGGCCACCTTGACCCACTACGTGGAGCAGACGCCGCCGTCGCGCAAGACGCGCGCCGACTTGGGCTTGCCCGAAGGACGCTTGTACGCCTGTCCGCAAGCTTTGTTCAAGTTCCACCCGGACATCGACGCCCTCTTCGAAACGCTGCTGCGCCGCGACCCCGAGGGGCACCTCGTCTTGATTCAAGGCGAGAACGCCTCGCAATCCGAGAAGTTGCTCGAGCGCCTGGGCCACAACCTCGGTGACGCCTGCGCGCGCGTCGTGATGCTGCCGCGTTTGTCCGGCGACGACTACAACCGCGTGCTGCAACTCGTCGACGTCGTGCTAGACCCTCCGTATTACACCGGCTACACCACCTCCATCGCCGCCCTCACCATGGGAACGCCGGTCGTGACGAGAGAAGGACGCTTCAACCGTGAACGTCACACGGGCGCCATGCTGCGGGCCGTCGAAGCCGACGCCTGCGTCGTGCCGGACCTCGACGCGTACGTCGAGCGCGCCGTCGAACTCGCTCATCCGACGGTTCGCCGTGCGTTCACGCGCGCCACCATCAGCAAGAACGCCCACCGTTTGACTCTCGAGAAGGCGACGGTGCGGGCGTTCGAAGCGTACTTCGAGGAGGTGGTTCGATCGATCGACGCGCAAGGCCGCCGCGCCTAA
- a CDS encoding ABC transporter substrate-binding protein yields MKNKVLILTAILSSVASVAGAQKLSDNVIRVGVLTDLSGVYSELAGQGSVKAAQMAADDFMRANRSYAGKVQVIGVDHQNKADVASNKTAEMIDRQNVDVIMDLPTSSAALASVEVARQKKVVAMVVTGGTTALTNQSCNRYTFHYAYDNYMLANGTGTAVTKRGGNSWYIIYPNYAFGQDLNRQMTAAVQEAGGKLAAPSDATPFPNTDFSTYLLKAQSLKPKVFGTMQAGADLVNVVKQYNEFGLRQQGIGLGIGLLFETDVAALGQNAFAGALATVPWFWNLDDRSRTWAAKFEKTFGKKPTWAQAGVYSATYQYLSAVARAKTDNSDAVVKALENYRFSDFFARSAYVRPQDHRVILDVYTVQVKSSAESKEPGDLFKIVARIPASRAFLPLSESKCEMK; encoded by the coding sequence ATGAAGAACAAAGTCTTGATCCTGACGGCCATCCTCTCCAGTGTCGCTAGCGTCGCGGGCGCGCAGAAGCTCAGCGACAACGTGATTCGCGTGGGCGTCCTGACAGATCTTTCGGGCGTGTACTCCGAACTCGCCGGACAGGGATCGGTGAAGGCCGCGCAGATGGCCGCCGACGACTTCATGCGCGCCAACCGCAGCTACGCCGGGAAGGTTCAAGTCATCGGCGTAGATCACCAGAACAAGGCGGACGTCGCGAGCAACAAGACAGCCGAGATGATCGACCGTCAGAACGTCGACGTCATCATGGACCTTCCGACGTCTTCGGCGGCGCTCGCGTCGGTGGAAGTCGCGCGGCAGAAGAAAGTCGTCGCGATGGTCGTGACGGGCGGCACGACGGCCCTCACGAACCAAAGCTGCAACCGCTACACCTTCCACTACGCGTACGACAACTACATGCTCGCCAACGGCACGGGCACCGCCGTGACGAAACGTGGCGGCAACAGCTGGTACATCATCTACCCGAACTACGCGTTCGGGCAGGACCTCAACCGGCAGATGACGGCGGCCGTGCAGGAAGCGGGCGGCAAGCTCGCCGCGCCGAGCGACGCCACACCCTTCCCGAACACCGACTTCTCCACGTACCTCCTCAAGGCGCAAAGCCTCAAGCCCAAGGTCTTCGGAACGATGCAGGCGGGCGCGGACCTCGTGAACGTCGTCAAGCAGTACAACGAGTTCGGTCTGCGTCAGCAAGGCATCGGGCTCGGCATCGGCTTGCTGTTCGAGACGGACGTGGCGGCGCTCGGGCAAAACGCGTTCGCGGGCGCGCTCGCGACGGTGCCGTGGTTCTGGAACCTCGACGACCGTTCGCGCACCTGGGCTGCCAAGTTCGAGAAGACCTTCGGCAAGAAGCCGACGTGGGCGCAAGCGGGCGTGTACAGCGCGACGTACCAGTACCTCAGCGCCGTGGCGCGCGCGAAGACGGACAACAGCGACGCGGTCGTCAAAGCCTTGGAAAACTACCGCTTCAGCGACTTCTTCGCGCGCAGCGCGTACGTCCGTCCGCAAGACCACCGCGTCATCCTGGACGTGTACACCGTGCAGGTGAAGAGCAGCGCGGAAAGCAAGGAGCCGGGCGATCTGTTCAAGATCGTGGCGCGCATCCCGGCGAGCCGGGCGTTCCTGCCGCTCAGCGAGTCCAAGTGCGAGATGAAGTGA
- a CDS encoding DUF6176 family protein gives METRAHRIKLKPGSLERVREWAAEITWRRSEALATLRDETVVLECFFLEQSSDGDYLIAVMTAQSFEQSRAAVQTSLHEIDAYHQQFKRDTWESGKQLELLVDLNRIDELAR, from the coding sequence ATGGAAACCCGCGCCCATCGCATCAAACTCAAACCGGGTAGCTTGGAGCGCGTTCGAGAGTGGGCGGCGGAAATCACGTGGCGACGCTCCGAAGCGCTCGCGACGCTTCGTGACGAAACCGTCGTCCTCGAATGCTTCTTCCTCGAGCAGTCGAGCGACGGCGACTACCTCATCGCCGTCATGACCGCCCAGAGCTTCGAGCAATCTCGCGCGGCCGTTCAGACCTCGTTACACGAGATTGACGCGTACCACCAGCAGTTCAAGCGCGACACTTGGGAATCCGGGAAGCAACTCGAACTGCTCGTCGACCTCAACCGTATCGACGAGCTCGCTCGCTGA
- a CDS encoding ABC transporter ATP-binding protein, which produces MSEPLLNVQGLNAFYGQGHVLHDVNLTVKSGEIVSLVGRNGAGKTTTLKSIMGVLRSRTGRVTFQGKDLTRLPSHRVARVGLAWVPEERGILSTLSVRENLELPPKRPGGWSLDKIYEHFPVLRERGRHPGSKLSGGEQQMLAIARVLSSAPKLLLLDEPSEGLAPVIVQRIGEMLQTLRDEGMSIILVEQNLRFAARLADRHYVMVNGAVVEEVARADMAAREADLLRYLSV; this is translated from the coding sequence GTGAGCGAGCCGTTGCTGAACGTGCAGGGCCTCAACGCCTTTTATGGGCAGGGACACGTGCTGCACGACGTGAACCTCACCGTGAAGTCCGGCGAGATCGTGAGCCTCGTGGGCCGCAACGGAGCGGGGAAGACGACGACCCTCAAGAGCATCATGGGCGTATTGCGCTCGCGAACGGGCCGCGTCACCTTCCAAGGCAAGGACCTCACGCGCCTCCCGTCTCACCGCGTGGCGCGCGTGGGCCTCGCATGGGTGCCCGAGGAACGCGGCATCCTTTCGACGTTGAGCGTGCGCGAGAACTTGGAGTTGCCGCCGAAGCGACCGGGCGGTTGGAGCCTCGACAAGATCTACGAGCACTTCCCGGTGTTGCGCGAACGTGGTCGGCACCCGGGCAGCAAGCTGTCGGGCGGCGAGCAGCAGATGCTGGCGATCGCGCGCGTGCTGAGCAGCGCGCCGAAGTTGCTGCTGCTCGACGAGCCGTCCGAAGGGCTCGCGCCCGTGATCGTGCAGCGCATCGGGGAGATGCTTCAAACGCTGCGCGACGAGGGCATGAGCATCATCTTGGTAGAGCAGAACCTTCGGTTCGCCGCGCGACTCGCCGATCGTCACTACGTGATGGTGAACGGCGCGGTCGTCGAAGAAGTCGCGCGGGCCGACATGGCCGCGCGAGAAGCGGACCTCTTGCGCTATCTGAGCGTTTGA
- the gcvT gene encoding glycine cleavage system aminomethyltransferase GcvT, whose protein sequence is MSQEDLKRTPLHDAHVRAGARIVPFAGYAMPVQYAGVMAEHHAVREGAGVFDVSHMGEFRVTGPQALDFLQFATTNDVGKLKPGRAQYNLLPNERGGLVDDIYVYMLSEGEYFVVVNAANVDKDFAHLQGIAARFDVNLVNESDAWGLLAVQGPKAAELLQRHADLDLSSKKKNSVFKATLFDFDVMLARTGYTGEDGFEIFVKADEAEVVWDKLLAVGFTPAGLGARDTLRLEAGFPLYGHEFGDDIHPLSSHYTWAVKDKAFHGREHILEKASGHKLVGLTLDKVIAREGAPVKSGGEVIGRVTSGSMSPTLKVPIAMALIDANCIEDGELTVEIRGKEYPARVTALPFLKK, encoded by the coding sequence GTGAGCCAAGAAGACCTCAAGAGGACACCGCTGCACGACGCGCACGTTCGAGCGGGCGCGCGCATCGTGCCGTTCGCGGGGTACGCGATGCCCGTGCAGTACGCGGGCGTCATGGCCGAACACCACGCCGTTCGCGAAGGTGCGGGCGTGTTCGACGTGTCGCACATGGGCGAGTTTCGCGTGACGGGACCGCAGGCGCTGGACTTCCTGCAGTTCGCGACGACGAACGACGTCGGCAAGCTCAAGCCGGGCCGCGCGCAGTACAACCTTCTGCCGAACGAGCGTGGCGGTCTCGTGGACGACATCTACGTGTACATGCTGAGCGAGGGCGAGTACTTCGTCGTCGTGAACGCCGCCAACGTCGACAAGGACTTCGCGCATTTGCAAGGAATCGCGGCGCGCTTCGACGTGAATCTCGTGAACGAGAGCGACGCGTGGGGTCTGCTCGCCGTGCAAGGCCCGAAGGCGGCCGAATTGCTGCAGCGTCACGCGGACCTCGACCTCTCGTCCAAGAAGAAGAACAGCGTCTTCAAGGCGACCCTCTTCGACTTCGACGTGATGCTGGCCCGCACGGGGTACACGGGTGAGGACGGCTTCGAGATTTTCGTGAAGGCCGACGAGGCCGAAGTCGTGTGGGACAAGCTTCTCGCCGTGGGCTTCACGCCCGCCGGGCTGGGCGCGCGCGATACCCTGCGTCTCGAAGCGGGCTTTCCGCTGTACGGGCACGAGTTCGGCGACGACATCCACCCGCTCAGTAGCCATTACACGTGGGCCGTGAAGGACAAGGCCTTCCACGGACGCGAGCACATCCTCGAGAAGGCGAGCGGGCACAAGCTTGTGGGCCTCACGCTGGACAAGGTCATCGCGCGCGAGGGAGCGCCCGTCAAGAGTGGGGGAGAAGTCATCGGGCGCGTCACGAGCGGCTCGATGAGCCCGACCCTCAAGGTGCCGATCGCCATGGCGCTTATCGACGCGAACTGCATCGAAGACGGTGAACTCACGGTCGAGATTCGCGGCAAGGAGTACCCCGCGAGGGTCACGGCCTTGCCGTTCCTGAAAAAGTAA
- a CDS encoding DUF4242 domain-containing protein — translation MPKYLIERRMPGVGNLSSEDMRGAAQTSNKVLADMQRDGKNVQWVESYVTENAIHCVYIAPDEEAVREHARTAGFPADNVHQIRATISPTTAE, via the coding sequence ATGCCGAAGTACCTGATCGAGCGAAGAATGCCTGGCGTCGGGAACCTTTCGAGTGAAGACATGCGAGGGGCCGCCCAAACATCCAACAAAGTGCTCGCCGACATGCAACGCGATGGGAAGAACGTCCAGTGGGTGGAAAGTTACGTCACCGAGAACGCGATCCACTGTGTGTACATCGCTCCGGACGAGGAAGCGGTTCGAGAGCATGCCCGTACTGCTGGCTTTCCAGCGGACAACGTGCATCAAATCCGCGCCACGATCAGCCCGACCACGGCGGAGTGA